The nucleotide window CCAGGAGCAGCCAAGAAACCCAAAAAGCAGAAGAAACGCAAAGGCTTTGGCGTACTCTAGCTGAGGCAAGTCCGATAGCCACACAGTTAAAACGAAACTTGATCCTTAATTCGCTCTAGCATTTTGGGGCCAATCCCTGGCACAGCATCGAGATCCTCCAGGGAAGTAAAGGGGTGACTGGCGCGGGTCTTAACAATTGCCGCGGCAACCTTGGGGCCAACTCCAGGTAGGGCGGTTAACTCAGCTTCAGATGCCCTATTGACGTTAATCTTGGCTCCACTGGGACTAGAACTGGCGGTATTGGGACGACTCCTTGAAGAGGAATTAGCCGCAGTTGTCGGCCGAGTTGAAGGGTTGGCAGAAGGGCTAGGTTCCCCGGTAGCGGTCGGATCGTCTTCGTTGGCAGTGGTGCTCCGGGCGCGACTTGTGACAGGGGCCGCATCTCGAGTTGCGATTTTTCCACCACAATCTCCTAACTGCTGGGCAATTTTGGTTTTAATCCGCTCCGGTAAGCCCAGCTTGGCATTGGCATAGAGTCGCTCAAATTCCCGGACATAATGAGCCGCTACAGTTGGGTGATGCACCACCAGCAGATATTCGTCATTGCCTCGGTTTGCCGCTTCTGACCAGTTGTGCGACCCCATAATCACCGTTTGGCCATCAATGACCCCGTATTTGTGGTGCAGCTTGTCCCCCTTGGGAAGGTCAGGAGTCCCGACTGTTTGAATTGGGTTAGTCCAAGGCCGGTTGCCCGCTTCGTAGTAACATTTTCCCCGCCGAGCCTGCCCCGTATTGGCCATCGCCACACCGAGCATATCCAGAGCTTCACTAAAATCACGATAAATAAACCCCGGATCCACCAATGTCCGAATCGCAATCCCGTTATTATGTTTCGTTTCCAGGGTGTTCACTAATTGCTGATCGGAAAAAACAAACAGGGCCATATCAATGGATTTGCGAGCCGTGGTAAAGACATGGTTGATCAGGCCATTGGTGGTGTCTTCCCAAGGAATTCGCCGAGAGGTGGGGGAGAATTTGACATCCACAGTAGCATCGCCAATTTGCACACGCCGAGTTGGCCGAAAGGGTTTTTGGACTCCAAACAAACTATCGGGTTTCCCCCCCGGCCCATCTCCCCACATGATGTTAAATTCCTCGATAAATAAGGCCGCTAATTGGGGACTGGCAATATCCAACAACGAATTGGCATTCCCGCGGGTATCCGGCGCGCCAATATCCCCGTGAACATCGCTGAGAGTAAAGTTGGCCGTGGTTGCAATGACTTGTTGCCCATCAATAACAATAAATTTGTGGTGCATGAGCATACTGCCTGCCGAGCCATCCGCCGTGTCATCCAGCCAAGGAACTCCGGCCTGGTTCAGAATCGTAATCGCATCCCGTGCGGCGATCTCTGTTGGGGAAGCCCGCCCGTCACCATTGGTATCAGTTAAATTCAGCCAATCTTGATAGCGTTCTTTCATCCGGGGGGCTAAACTATCCAATTCTGCTTGGCTGTAGCTGGCCCAGGTGCGGGTGTAGGTATTTTCCAAAATGACACGGACATTGACCCCGGCTTTTTTGCGTTCGGCGAGGGCCTGGGCCAGGAGAGGTAAACGAAATTCCTGCACCGCAAAGTCAATCGAAAATTTTGCCCCTTTAATCCCCTCAATCATGATCTGTTCAAAGTTTTCGCCTTCCCGCGTCATGTCCCGATAGGGTTCGGTGTAGGTCAAGGCCTGGTCGTGGTTCATGTGGGCCTTGATGTAGGGATGTTGTGGTAAGGGTGAAAGACCCCCAATCTTGAGTTCTCCCCGCTGGCACTGAGTTACACCAATCAGAGCAATTAACAGGCCAATGAAAAATAGGATTCCATAGCGCCAATGTTTACGCAGGAACTTGACAACGTTTTGGGGAGGGGTAAACATAACTCCAGGCCTGGGTAGCAATAACTAAAAACGGCAGCAGGCAAGACTATGGGATGAAGTGGGATAAAATATTATCGAAATCAGAAAATCTGTGTTTAAAGTTATGCCAACTATAGGTGAACTTCGTAAAGTTGACGTTAAGGGTGGGTGGACATGAGTGAAATTCCCCAATACTTTGTTGAAGTAACCTTTACGGATGCAGATGAGGTGGTTTGGGATCATCTCACCCGGAGTCTCGGCTTAGTGGAATGTTATACCCAACCCCAGGCCATTGCCGTTGCCCAATTTTTTGCTGACCATCCTCTGGTTGAATTAGCGACTGTCTTAGTGGAAACTGAATCGGAAGCCCCCCGCCCCATTTGGTCATCAGATGCTCGCACCCGGCAAAAATATCAACACGCCGAACGCCAACGCCAAGAAGCCATCGAAATTCTGGGTGATGATTCCCAGTCCTTTCAAGAATGGTTAGTCCGGGAGGATGAAGGAGATGAATATTAAAGATTGGGGAGAATGATGTCCTCAGGCCGACTGACAAAAAAAGCAATCCCCGCCGAGAAACGGTTGGTTTTACATGGGGTGAGTTGGCTGACCGCTGACCTATCAAGCCCTCCTGGCGGAAATTCTTGAGCAACAATATCCCCGCATCGCGTACGACAACGGACAGTTAGAGATTATGGTGCCTTTGCCAGAACATGGGTCTTATCAGTGATTAATCAAGGGAAACAGGGAATAAACAGGGTGACTCAAACCGGCCCTCACCCTCAGTTTCTTAGCGTTACCCAGTTAAGACAAATAGAACCAGCGAAAATGAGCGAATTAAGGGTTTTATGACTAGCCCAGGCCAGTCTGAGTAACGCCATTTTCTCAGTCACAACAGGCTCAAACCCCCCCGACATTCGGAATGGTAATCCCTGGCAAGCTATTGAGTTGACTATCCGTTAAGGGATTGCCGCCAAACTGTTGATACATCCGCGCCAGAGCACCTGTTAAACCCGCGTTGTAGTCTAAGGCCACCTCATTAGCCACATAGTCATTGCGTTGATCTTGATAGGCAAAATCATTGGCAGAGGTCGGGCCACCCACTAAAGCACCGTAAAGAATATGGCGATTGGGAAGAGGATCATTAATGTTAGTCACTCCTGATGCGCCGCGATGATGGGGATTGAGGGCGTAATTTGTCCCAAAGCCAACCATATAGCTAAAGTTGCGGGGGTTGTCACCGAGGAGATAATCAATCTGGCTCTTGGCTAAGTTGGCGTAGCGGCCATTTTTGTCATTGACGGTATCCGCATAAATACCCGCCAGCATTGCCGTATTGGCCGCATAGCGATTGGACCCCCATTGGGTGAGCCAGGCCAGGCCCCCGGATGTATAGGAAATGCCGTTACCCGTGCGATCTGACCAATAATCCAGCCAGTTTTCCACATCGGTTTTGTAACGAGCTTTACCCGTTTCTTGGGCCAGTAATACCCCCACGCCGTAGGACTTATCGTCCCAGTTCTGCGTCCAACCCCGCCCGATGCCATTATAAAGACCCTCGGCTTTGGTTAGATAGCTCGTGTTGCCCGTTGCTTTGTAGAGCCAAGTTGCCCCCCAGGCCAGTTCATCATTAAAACCGCTCCAAGAGTTGTAATAGTTTTGAATTTCAGGAATGCTATCGGAATATTTACCCCGATATTTATCGGCAAAGTCATAGAGTTGGATCGCATTTTGGAGCAGAAGATTGGCGTACTGGGGATTGGAGGCCTTAAATAACATCGAGGCAGCGGCCAAGGTAGCAGCGGATTCCCCGGCCAAGTCTGAGCCTGGTTTTTGCCGATCAATCTTAAAGGTGGGCCGGGCCATGGTCATATTTTCCGGCGCACCCCAAAAGGCATGATCCAAAGACGGCAAACCCACCTGGCCCCAAAAGGCTTTTGTCCCTTGGCTGTCGGTTTCATGGGCCTTCAGGATATAATCGGTCCCCCATTTGATTGTGCTGAGGAGTTCATCTAATTGCCCGCTCCGAGTGTAGGCCTGGTTATATTGCAGTCCCCCCCAGGCCAACATGGTCATCGAAGCCGCCATTGGCAGGCCAAATTTGCCATGATCCCCGGCATCGTAATAGCCACCCGTTAAATCCCGCCCGACATCTTTACCGTCATTTAGGGCCGAATTCCGCCGCCAGTCAATCCGATTTGTCGGAGGTAAGGCCCCAGAGCGATTGGCCTCATAGAACAGAAATGATTTTTGTAAGGCCTCCCCATAGTTGAATTTTGCCACCGGAACTTCATTGCTAATAATCGTCCCCGTGCCAGTGGCTTTGGCCAGGGTGGCTTGGGTTGGGTTACTCAGGACAAGGCGAAAGGTTTCCGGGTACTCCAGCAGCGTGTCATCAATGATTGGGATGGCGATGGTTTTGCTGGTTTCGCCGGGGGCAAAGGTGAGGGTTCCGGTGCGGCTGGTAAAGTCTTGGCCGGCGGTGGCAGTTCCCGATTGGGTACCATAGTTAACGGTGATGCTGTTACTGCTGGCCTGGGAGAGGTTAACCGTAAAAACAGCATTGGCATTGAGGCCTTCTGTAACGGTTAGATCGTTGATTGTCAGTGTGGGCAGGGAAGGCGGGGGCTGAATAGAATTACCGTTAAAGACCAGGTTGCTGGGGGGCGTGGTGACATTGTTGGGGTTGTTGCCATTGAAGCCAAAGGAAATAGTTTGGTTGGGGTTGAGGGTGCCATTAAAGCTGGCATTTTTAATCGTATAGGTATTGCCCTGACGACTGACAATGTCCGCATTCCAAATATTGGTGATCGTAAAGGGGGCATCAAATTTCAATGTCCAACCATTAACGGTTTGGGTGGCTCGATTGGTGATGCTAAAGTTTCCGGTAAACCCTGATTGCCAATCACTGATGATATTAAATGTCACGGCTTGGTTTGCTGGCGGTGGCGGGGCGACATCATTATCGAGAATTGTGGCTGTGCCAGTGGCTTTAGCAATTGTGGCCTGTTGGGCATTAGTGAGGCGAATTGTAAAGGTTTCGTTGCTTTCTACTAATGTATCGTTCAGGATTGGAACACTGATGGTTTTGGCGCGTTCTCCTGGATTGAAGGTGAGGGTTCCGGTGCGGCTAGTGTAGTCTTGACCCGCAATCGCTGTTCCGTTGGCGGTGGCAAAACTAACCGTAATTGGAGTGCTGCTGGCCTGGGAAAGACTAACCGTAAACAGCCCATTGCCCTTATCTTCACCCACTGAAATATCATTAATAGTCAGGGTTGGTAGAGGTGGTGGTGCTGCAATATCGTTATCAATAATGGTGGCCGTGCCAGTGGCTTTAGCAATTGTGGCCTGTTGAGGATTTGTCAGGCGAACGGTAAAGGTTTCGTTGCTTTCAACTAGGGTGTCGTTAAGGATGGGAATACTGATGGTTTTAGCGCGTTCCCCTGGATTGAAGGTGAGGGTTCCGGTGCGGCTAGTGTAGTCTTGACCCGCAATCGCTGTTCCGTTGGCGGTGGCAAAACTAACCGTAATTGGGGTGCTGCTGGCCTGGGAGAGATTAACTGTAAAAACCGCATTTCCCTGAGCTTCCCCAATGGATAAGTCATTGATACTGAGAGTTGGTAACGGTGCAGGGGTGGGGGTGGTTGTGGTCGTTAGGTTGAGATTAGTCACCGGGGGCGGAGTTGTTCCGGTATAGCTAGCCGTAAAGCCGACATTCACCACCTGGCCTGGGGCAATGGTTTGATTCCACTCGGCAAAGCGAATGGTGTAGCGGTTGCCTTGGCGACTGACAATTTCAGCATTCCAGATGTTGGTAATGTTAAAGCTGGCCTCAAATGTGACTGTCCAGCCCTTTAAGGTTTGAGTTGGACTCCCGACAGCTAATTTTCCATTGAAGCCATTTTGCCAAGTTTCCGTAACACTATAGAGAACATTACTCATCATTCAATCCCATGCCAAAGATAGCGACATAGAAAAGCTCTATGCGCGGTGATTAGTGATCAAAATTAACCCAATTTTCTACAGGATCATCAACATTGCATCGGCCAATTTCGATGCTAGGGAAAGGCCAAAAGGATTTTTTTCAGGCATTTTATTTTGAGAACTGTAGCTCTGACGGATATCCATTAACAAAGTTCCAGCCTGAAACAGTTTTTTTCAAGTTTTCTATTGCCGGGATCTGCTGTCGCCGATTAGGTACCTGAATTGGGCTTGGCAATTGCAGCTTGGAGGTCAAAGGATTATGCCTGGGGATTGGAGTTGGGGGAAGCCAGCAGCTATCCTTTTTTCCTAAACTTAATCAGTGGATGCAGCACAATTGAGGGTCTCCTAAAAGCAAGCCATGATTAAACTCAAGGGATGGCAGATTGGCGTGTTGGCCTTACCGATAGTGGCGGTGGGGGGCCTGGTGACGACGGCTGCCCTGATCCAAATTCATGCTTGGGGCCTGGATTGGCTGTGGGCGGTGGTGATTGTCATGCTCTTGGCCTGGCGGTTGCTCCTGTTGCGTTGGTTAGCTCCATCGGCGGAAACAGAACTTCTCACGGCTGATTTTTCCCCCCAGGCCCTTGGTCAATCCCCCGCCACCTCTGAACAAGATCAACAGGCCCAGGCCCGGATTCAAACCCTCCTCCAAACTGCCCGTCAGGATCCACCCCCTTGGGATAACTGGCCCCTCTTTT belongs to Pseudocalidococcus azoricus BACA0444 and includes:
- a CDS encoding glycoside hydrolase family 9 protein; this translates as MSNVLYSVTETWQNGFNGKLAVGSPTQTLKGWTVTFEASFNITNIWNAEIVSRQGNRYTIRFAEWNQTIAPGQVVNVGFTASYTGTTPPPVTNLNLTTTTTPTPAPLPTLSINDLSIGEAQGNAVFTVNLSQASSTPITVSFATANGTAIAGQDYTSRTGTLTFNPGERAKTISIPILNDTLVESNETFTVRLTNPQQATIAKATGTATIIDNDIAAPPPLPTLTINDISVGEDKGNGLFTVSLSQASSTPITVSFATANGTAIAGQDYTSRTGTLTFNPGERAKTISVPILNDTLVESNETFTIRLTNAQQATIAKATGTATILDNDVAPPPPANQAVTFNIISDWQSGFTGNFSITNRATQTVNGWTLKFDAPFTITNIWNADIVSRQGNTYTIKNASFNGTLNPNQTISFGFNGNNPNNVTTPPSNLVFNGNSIQPPPSLPTLTINDLTVTEGLNANAVFTVNLSQASSNSITVNYGTQSGTATAGQDFTSRTGTLTFAPGETSKTIAIPIIDDTLLEYPETFRLVLSNPTQATLAKATGTGTIISNEVPVAKFNYGEALQKSFLFYEANRSGALPPTNRIDWRRNSALNDGKDVGRDLTGGYYDAGDHGKFGLPMAASMTMLAWGGLQYNQAYTRSGQLDELLSTIKWGTDYILKAHETDSQGTKAFWGQVGLPSLDHAFWGAPENMTMARPTFKIDRQKPGSDLAGESAATLAAASMLFKASNPQYANLLLQNAIQLYDFADKYRGKYSDSIPEIQNYYNSWSGFNDELAWGATWLYKATGNTSYLTKAEGLYNGIGRGWTQNWDDKSYGVGVLLAQETGKARYKTDVENWLDYWSDRTGNGISYTSGGLAWLTQWGSNRYAANTAMLAGIYADTVNDKNGRYANLAKSQIDYLLGDNPRNFSYMVGFGTNYALNPHHRGASGVTNINDPLPNRHILYGALVGGPTSANDFAYQDQRNDYVANEVALDYNAGLTGALARMYQQFGGNPLTDSQLNSLPGITIPNVGGV
- a CDS encoding phospholipase D-like domain-containing protein, producing MFTPPQNVVKFLRKHWRYGILFFIGLLIALIGVTQCQRGELKIGGLSPLPQHPYIKAHMNHDQALTYTEPYRDMTREGENFEQIMIEGIKGAKFSIDFAVQEFRLPLLAQALAERKKAGVNVRVILENTYTRTWASYSQAELDSLAPRMKERYQDWLNLTDTNGDGRASPTEIAARDAITILNQAGVPWLDDTADGSAGSMLMHHKFIVIDGQQVIATTANFTLSDVHGDIGAPDTRGNANSLLDIASPQLAALFIEEFNIMWGDGPGGKPDSLFGVQKPFRPTRRVQIGDATVDVKFSPTSRRIPWEDTTNGLINHVFTTARKSIDMALFVFSDQQLVNTLETKHNNGIAIRTLVDPGFIYRDFSEALDMLGVAMANTGQARRGKCYYEAGNRPWTNPIQTVGTPDLPKGDKLHHKYGVIDGQTVIMGSHNWSEAANRGNDEYLLVVHHPTVAAHYVREFERLYANAKLGLPERIKTKIAQQLGDCGGKIATRDAAPVTSRARSTTANEDDPTATGEPSPSANPSTRPTTAANSSSRSRPNTASSSPSGAKINVNRASEAELTALPGVGPKVAAAIVKTRASHPFTSLEDLDAVPGIGPKMLERIKDQVSF